A region from the Flavobacteriales bacterium genome encodes:
- the rplV gene encoding 50S ribosomal protein L22 yields MGARKKLSADKRKEAMKTVAIATLRNVPTSPRKMRQVADVIRGLEVEKALGILQFSTRHTSLPMRKLLLSAIANWEAKNEGKKADESKLVVKTIQVDEAKGLRRMLPAPQGRAYRMKKRSNHVTLIVDTAAN; encoded by the coding sequence ATGGGAGCCCGCAAGAAACTGAGCGCCGATAAGCGCAAGGAAGCCATGAAGACGGTGGCCATCGCCACGCTGCGCAACGTGCCCACCAGCCCGCGTAAAATGCGCCAGGTGGCCGATGTGATCCGTGGCCTCGAAGTGGAGAAAGCCCTGGGCATCCTCCAGTTCAGCACCCGCCACACCAGCCTGCCGATGCGCAAGCTCCTGTTGAGCGCCATCGCCAACTGGGAGGCCAAGAACGAAGGCAAGAAGGCCGATGAGAGCAAGCTGGTGGTGAAGACCATCCAGGTGGACGAAGCCAAGGGCCTCCGCCGCATGTTGCCCGCACCGCAAGGCCGCGCCTACCGCATGAAGAAGCGCAGCAACCACGTGACCCTCATCGTCGATACCGCAGCCAACTGA
- the rplE gene encoding 50S ribosomal protein L5 — protein MSTYQPRLKEKYRAEVAPALKKEFNYTSSMQIPRLMKISVNQGLGSAVGDKKLIENAQTEMTTITGQKAVQTVSRKDISNFKLRKGMPIGVRVTLRGDKMYEFLDRLISVSLPRTRDFRGVKPSGFDGNGNFTFGVKEQIIFPEIDIDKTPKIQGMDITFVTSARTDEEAKALLTAFGMPFAK, from the coding sequence ATGAGCACCTACCAACCCCGCCTGAAGGAGAAGTACCGGGCCGAAGTGGCGCCGGCACTGAAGAAGGAGTTCAACTACACGAGCTCCATGCAGATCCCCCGCCTGATGAAGATCAGCGTGAACCAGGGATTGGGCAGCGCCGTCGGTGACAAGAAGCTCATCGAGAACGCGCAGACCGAGATGACCACCATCACGGGCCAGAAGGCCGTGCAGACGGTGAGCCGCAAGGACATCAGCAACTTCAAGTTGCGCAAAGGCATGCCCATCGGCGTGCGCGTAACACTGCGCGGCGACAAGATGTACGAGTTCCTCGACCGCTTGATCAGCGTGAGCCTGCCCCGTACCCGCGACTTCCGCGGTGTGAAGCCCAGCGGCTTCGACGGAAACGGCAACTTCACCTTCGGCGTGAAGGAGCAGATCATCTTCCCGGAGATCGACATCGACAAGACCCCGAAGATCCAAGGCATGGACATCACGTTCGTGACCTCGGCCCGTACGGACGAAGAAGCAAAAGCCCTATTGACCGCGTTCGGGATGCCGTTCGCCAAGTAA
- the rpsH gene encoding 30S ribosomal protein S8: protein MTDPISDYLTRLRNAIMARKKIVEVPASGLKKDITRILYDKGYILSWKAEDDGKQGTIKIALKYDRATRQSAIRELSRVSSPGLRQYSHVRELPRVMNGLGVAIISTSKGVMTDKEARQLNVGGEVLCFVS, encoded by the coding sequence ATGACCGACCCCATTTCAGACTACCTGACCCGCTTGCGCAACGCCATCATGGCGCGCAAGAAGATCGTGGAGGTTCCCGCCAGCGGCCTGAAGAAGGACATCACGCGGATCCTGTACGACAAGGGCTACATCCTGAGCTGGAAGGCCGAGGACGACGGCAAACAGGGCACCATCAAGATCGCCCTGAAGTACGATCGCGCCACGCGCCAGAGCGCCATCCGTGAGCTCTCCCGTGTGAGCTCGCCCGGCCTGCGCCAGTACAGCCATGTGCGCGAGCTGCCCCGCGTGATGAACGGCCTCGGTGTGGCCATCATCAGCACCAGCAAGGGCGTGATGACCGACAAGGAAGCCCGTCAATTGAACGTGGGCGGCGAAGTCCTCTGCTTCGTCAGCTGA
- the rpsC gene encoding 30S ribosomal protein S3, with amino-acid sequence MGQKAHPIGQRLGFIRGWDSNWYGGSDYTDKLVEDEKIRTYLMARLKKASVSKIIIERTMKLVTVTINTARPGVIIGKGGTEVDKLREELKKFTGKDVQINIFEIKRPELDAKLVADSIARQLEGRISFRRAMKMAMASSMRMGAEGIKLQVSGRLNGAEIARTEKYRDGRVPLHTLRADIDFAISEAHTKMGRIGVKCWICRGEVFGKRDLSPNVGQVKTTGTAARGGGRPGGDRERRGGDRPDRRGPGGDRRGGPGGDRRGGGRDRNNS; translated from the coding sequence ATGGGACAGAAAGCACATCCGATCGGACAACGCCTGGGCTTCATCAGGGGCTGGGACAGCAACTGGTACGGCGGTAGCGACTACACCGACAAACTGGTGGAGGACGAAAAGATCCGCACGTACCTCATGGCCCGCTTGAAGAAGGCGAGCGTGAGCAAGATCATCATCGAGCGCACCATGAAACTGGTGACGGTGACGATCAACACGGCGCGCCCCGGCGTCATCATCGGCAAGGGCGGCACCGAGGTGGACAAGCTGCGCGAGGAACTGAAGAAGTTCACCGGGAAGGACGTGCAGATCAACATCTTCGAGATCAAACGTCCTGAGCTGGACGCCAAGTTGGTGGCCGACAGCATCGCCCGCCAATTGGAAGGCCGCATCAGCTTCCGCCGCGCCATGAAGATGGCCATGGCCAGCAGCATGCGCATGGGCGCCGAAGGCATCAAACTGCAGGTGAGCGGCCGCTTGAACGGCGCCGAGATCGCCCGCACCGAGAAATACCGCGACGGCCGTGTGCCCCTGCACACGCTCCGCGCCGACATCGACTTCGCGATCAGCGAGGCGCACACCAAGATGGGACGCATCGGGGTGAAGTGCTGGATCTGCCGCGGCGAAGTGTTCGGCAAGCGCGACCTGAGCCCCAACGTGGGCCAAGTGAAAACGACCGGTACGGCAGCCCGTGGTGGTGGCCGTCCGGGCGGCGACCGCGAACGCCGTGGCGGCGATCGTCCTGACCGTCGTGGTCCGGGCGGTGATCGCCGTGGTGGCCCCGGTGGAGATCGCCGTGGTGGTGGACGTGATCGTAACAACAGCTAA
- the rplF gene encoding 50S ribosomal protein L6, whose protein sequence is MSRIGKAPISIPKGVQINISDKNLVTVKGPKGTLVQSVDPTITVKEEDGSINVSRPSDAKPHRSMHGLYRALIANMVKGVTEGFVIEQELVGVGYRATTKGQRLDLSLGFSHNVAFELPSEIKVTAAQEKGKNPIIRMESADKQLLGAVAAKIRGLRKPEPYKGKGVRFVGEIVRRKAGKAAGK, encoded by the coding sequence ATGTCACGCATTGGAAAAGCACCGATCAGCATCCCGAAAGGCGTGCAGATCAACATCAGCGACAAGAACCTGGTGACCGTCAAAGGTCCCAAGGGCACGCTGGTGCAGAGCGTCGACCCGACCATCACGGTGAAGGAAGAGGACGGCAGCATCAACGTGAGCCGCCCCAGCGACGCCAAGCCGCACCGGTCCATGCACGGTCTTTACCGTGCGCTCATCGCCAACATGGTGAAGGGCGTTACGGAAGGCTTCGTGATCGAGCAGGAACTGGTGGGCGTGGGTTACCGCGCCACCACCAAGGGCCAGCGCCTCGACCTGTCGTTGGGCTTCAGCCACAACGTGGCGTTCGAACTGCCCAGCGAGATCAAGGTGACCGCCGCCCAGGAGAAAGGAAAGAACCCCATCATCCGCATGGAGAGCGCCGACAAGCAATTGTTGGGCGCCGTGGCTGCCAAGATCCGTGGCCTCCGCAAGCCTGAGCCGTACAAAGGCAAGGGTGTGCGCTTCGTGGGTGAGATCGTCCGCCGCAAAGCCGGTAAGGCCGCAGGCAAATAA
- the rpsM gene encoding 30S ribosomal protein S13, with protein MARIAGIDLPKQKRGAIGLTYIYGIGRSTALSILEKADVDPDIKVEDWDDDQQGRIRTVINENIKVEGALRSETQLSVKRLIDINSYRGNRHRSGLPVRGQRTRTNSRTRKGRRKTVANKKKVTK; from the coding sequence ATGGCACGTATCGCAGGTATCGACCTACCGAAACAGAAACGCGGGGCTATCGGCCTCACCTACATCTACGGCATCGGCCGCAGCACCGCCTTGTCCATCCTGGAGAAGGCGGATGTTGATCCGGACATCAAGGTGGAGGACTGGGATGACGACCAGCAGGGCCGCATCCGTACGGTGATCAACGAGAACATCAAGGTGGAAGGTGCGCTGCGCAGCGAAACGCAGCTCTCCGTTAAGCGCTTGATCGACATCAACAGCTACCGTGGCAACCGCCACCGCAGCGGGCTGCCCGTTCGTGGACAGCGTACGCGTACCAACAGCCGCACGCGCAAAGGCCGCCGGAAGACCGTTGCCAACAAGAAGAAAGTCACGAAGTAA
- the rplP gene encoding 50S ribosomal protein L16, giving the protein MLQPKRSKFRNMHKGRMKGQAQRGHRVALGSFGLKAVEGAWLTGRQIEAARVALTRHMKREGQVWIRVFPDKPVTSKPAEVRMGKGKGALDHWVAVVHPGRIIFEADGVPMATAKAALKLAAGKLPIMTKFVIREDYAGQ; this is encoded by the coding sequence ATGCTCCAACCGAAGCGTTCCAAGTTCAGGAACATGCACAAGGGCCGCATGAAAGGCCAGGCCCAGCGCGGGCACCGCGTGGCCCTCGGCTCCTTCGGCCTGAAGGCCGTTGAAGGCGCGTGGCTCACCGGCCGCCAGATCGAAGCCGCCCGCGTGGCGCTCACCCGTCACATGAAGCGCGAAGGCCAGGTGTGGATCCGCGTGTTCCCCGACAAGCCGGTGACCAGCAAGCCCGCCGAGGTGCGTATGGGTAAGGGCAAAGGTGCCCTGGACCATTGGGTGGCCGTAGTGCACCCCGGTCGCATCATTTTCGAGGCGGATGGTGTGCCCATGGCCACCGCCAAAGCAGCCCTGAAGCTGGCCGCTGGCAAACTGCCCATCATGACCAAGTTCGTGATCCGCGAGGACTACGCGGGCCAATAA
- the rpsQ gene encoding 30S ribosomal protein S17, whose protein sequence is MSTEKTPIERNLRKERIGIVTSDKMTKSITVTVERRVMHPKYGKFVKRSSTFMAHDENRDAKVGDTVKIEETRPLSKLKRWRLVEIVERAK, encoded by the coding sequence ATGAGCACCGAGAAGACCCCCATCGAGCGCAACCTGCGCAAAGAGCGCATCGGCATCGTCACCAGCGACAAGATGACCAAGAGCATCACGGTGACCGTTGAGCGCCGGGTGATGCACCCCAAATACGGCAAGTTCGTGAAGCGTTCGAGCACCTTCATGGCGCACGACGAGAACCGCGACGCCAAAGTGGGCGACACGGTGAAGATCGAAGAGACCCGCCCCTTGAGCAAGCTGAAGCGCTGGCGCCTGGTGGAGATCGTTGAACGCGCCAAGTAA
- the rpmC gene encoding 50S ribosomal protein L29, with translation MKKKGTEIKDLTVQELQDKVAETRQTLGKLRFNHALSPIESPAQLRTKRKEVARLLTELRKRELNAK, from the coding sequence ATGAAAAAGAAAGGAACAGAGATCAAGGACCTCACCGTGCAGGAGCTGCAGGACAAGGTGGCGGAAACGCGCCAGACCCTTGGCAAGCTGCGCTTCAACCACGCGCTGAGCCCCATCGAAAGCCCTGCCCAACTGCGCACCAAGCGCAAGGAAGTGGCCCGCCTCCTCACTGAACTGCGAAAGCGCGAACTGAACGCGAAATGA
- the secY gene encoding preprotein translocase subunit SecY, whose translation MKNLIATIKNIWRIEELRNRILITLGLLLVYRIGSYIVLPGVDITRLGSGTNSGGLAGLLEVFTGGAFTRASIFALGIMPYISASIIVQLMGMAVPMVQKMQREESGRKKLNQWTRYLTILICMAQAPGYLYTSVPEDSTMLMADGTRALRSWSWVWLSSVPILVAGTLFVMWLGERITERGLGNGISLIIMIGIIANFPQALAQEVIGRTSGGGGLVMLLLELVFLLLTIAGIILLVQGTRRIPVQFAKRVVGNKQYGGVRNYIPLKVNAAGVMPIIFAQAIMFIPLYVYQYTQWNWLAGTVDISSIGYNLVFFLLVVVFTYFYTAIMVNPNQMADDMKRNGGFIPGVKPGKQTANHIDELLSRITLPGAIFLGFVAILPAFAMMAGVKQQFAYFFGGTSMLITVGVLLDTLQQVESHLLNRHYDGLMKSGRIKGRTNPAFSMATS comes from the coding sequence ATGAAGAACCTGATCGCAACCATCAAGAACATCTGGCGCATCGAAGAGCTGCGCAACCGCATCCTCATTACCCTGGGGCTGCTCTTGGTGTACCGCATCGGCTCTTACATCGTGCTGCCCGGAGTGGACATCACGCGCCTCGGCTCGGGCACCAACAGCGGCGGCCTTGCCGGCCTGCTGGAAGTGTTCACCGGTGGTGCCTTCACACGGGCCAGCATTTTCGCCTTGGGCATCATGCCGTACATCAGCGCGAGCATCATCGTGCAGCTGATGGGCATGGCCGTGCCGATGGTGCAGAAGATGCAGCGCGAGGAGAGCGGGCGCAAGAAGCTGAACCAGTGGACGCGTTACCTCACCATCCTCATCTGCATGGCGCAGGCCCCCGGCTACTTGTACACCTCGGTGCCGGAGGATTCGACCATGTTGATGGCCGATGGCACCCGAGCACTTCGCAGCTGGTCGTGGGTGTGGCTCAGCAGTGTGCCCATCCTCGTGGCCGGCACCCTGTTCGTGATGTGGCTCGGTGAGCGCATCACGGAGCGCGGTTTGGGCAACGGTATCTCGTTGATCATCATGATCGGCATCATCGCCAACTTCCCGCAGGCCCTTGCCCAAGAGGTGATCGGTCGCACGAGCGGTGGCGGTGGACTGGTGATGCTCCTGCTCGAGCTGGTGTTCCTGCTCTTGACCATCGCAGGCATTATCCTGCTGGTGCAGGGCACGCGCCGTATCCCAGTGCAGTTCGCCAAGCGCGTGGTGGGCAACAAGCAGTACGGTGGTGTGCGCAACTACATCCCGCTGAAGGTGAACGCGGCCGGTGTGATGCCCATCATCTTCGCTCAGGCCATCATGTTCATCCCCTTGTACGTGTACCAGTACACGCAGTGGAATTGGCTCGCCGGCACGGTGGACATCTCCAGCATCGGCTACAACCTGGTGTTCTTCCTGCTGGTGGTGGTGTTCACCTACTTCTACACCGCCATCATGGTGAACCCCAACCAGATGGCCGACGACATGAAGCGCAATGGCGGCTTCATCCCCGGCGTGAAACCGGGCAAGCAGACCGCCAACCACATTGATGAACTGTTGAGCCGCATCACGCTTCCGGGAGCCATCTTCCTGGGCTTCGTGGCCATCCTTCCCGCCTTCGCCATGATGGCCGGCGTGAAGCAGCAGTTCGCGTACTTCTTCGGTGGAACCAGCATGCTCATCACGGTGGGCGTGTTGCTGGACACCTTGCAACAGGTGGAAAGCCACCTGCTGAACAGGCATTACGACGGTCTGATGAAGTCAGGCCGTATCAAGGGTAGGACGAATCCAGCGTTCAGCATGGCGACAAGCTAG
- the rplO gene encoding 50S ribosomal protein L15 — MDLSKIKPAKGAVKSSKRIGRGQGSGKGGTSTKGHKGQQSRSGYSRKRGFEGGQMPLQRRVPKFGFSNPTRIEHKGINLDALQLLVEKKGLKAIDPDVLRANGILGKNETLKVLGRGEVKGALDVKAHAFSATAKAAIEAKGGKAETI; from the coding sequence ATGGACCTCAGCAAGATCAAGCCCGCCAAGGGCGCGGTGAAGAGCAGCAAGCGCATCGGTCGCGGCCAAGGCAGCGGCAAGGGCGGCACCTCCACCAAGGGCCATAAGGGCCAGCAGAGCCGCAGCGGTTACAGCCGCAAGCGCGGTTTCGAGGGCGGCCAGATGCCCCTGCAGCGCCGTGTGCCGAAGTTCGGCTTCAGCAACCCCACGCGCATTGAGCACAAGGGCATCAACCTCGATGCACTGCAACTGCTCGTGGAGAAGAAAGGACTGAAGGCCATCGACCCCGATGTGCTCCGCGCCAACGGCATCCTCGGCAAGAACGAGACGCTGAAAGTGCTGGGCCGCGGCGAAGTGAAAGGCGCATTGGACGTGAAGGCCCATGCCTTCAGTGCAACGGCCAAAGCGGCCATCGAAGCGAAGGGCGGAAAAGCGGAGACGATCTGA
- the rplX gene encoding 50S ribosomal protein L24, whose translation MKKTHIKKGDLVKVLSGTERGKQGRVLDVDRTADRAFVEGLNLVSKHSKPNTANPQGGIVKQEAAIHLSNLMLIDPKSGEATRVGRKKDKDGNLVRYAKRSGATIQ comes from the coding sequence ATGAAGAAGACACACATCAAGAAAGGCGACCTGGTGAAGGTGCTGAGCGGTACCGAGCGCGGCAAGCAAGGCCGGGTGCTCGACGTGGACCGCACGGCCGACCGCGCCTTCGTGGAGGGCCTGAACCTGGTCTCCAAGCACAGCAAGCCCAACACGGCAAACCCGCAGGGCGGCATCGTGAAGCAGGAGGCGGCCATCCACCTGAGCAACCTCATGCTCATCGATCCCAAGAGCGGCGAAGCCACCCGTGTGGGCCGCAAGAAGGACAAGGACGGCAACCTCGTCCGTTACGCAAAACGCTCCGGCGCAACCATCCAGTGA
- the infA gene encoding translation initiation factor IF-1, whose amino-acid sequence MTKTGNIEQDGIIKEALSNAMFRVELENGHTIVAHISGKMRMHYIRILPGDKVKLEMSPYDLSKGRITFRYKT is encoded by the coding sequence ATGACGAAGACGGGCAACATAGAGCAGGACGGCATCATCAAAGAGGCCTTGTCCAACGCCATGTTCCGGGTGGAGCTGGAGAACGGCCACACGATCGTGGCGCACATCTCCGGCAAGATGCGGATGCACTACATCCGCATTCTCCCCGGCGACAAGGTGAAGCTCGAGATGAGTCCGTACGACCTCAGCAAAGGCCGCATCACCTTCCGATACAAGACCTGA
- the rpmJ gene encoding 50S ribosomal protein L36: MKIRASIKKRSADCKIVRRKGRLYVINKKNPKFKQRQG; this comes from the coding sequence ATGAAGATCAGGGCCTCCATCAAGAAGCGTTCAGCGGACTGCAAGATCGTGCGCCGCAAGGGACGCCTGTACGTGATCAACAAGAAGAACCCCAAGTTCAAGCAGCGTCAAGGCTGA
- the rpmD gene encoding 50S ribosomal protein L30: MSKLKITQTKSWIKCPKRQKDTLTGLGLGRIGRTVEHNATPQIQGMVAKVAHLVKVEQL, encoded by the coding sequence ATGAGCAAGTTGAAGATCACCCAGACCAAGAGCTGGATCAAGTGCCCGAAGCGCCAGAAGGACACCCTCACGGGGTTGGGCCTGGGCCGCATCGGCCGCACGGTGGAGCACAATGCAACGCCGCAGATCCAAGGCATGGTGGCCAAAGTGGCGCACCTGGTGAAAGTCGAACAGCTCTGA
- the rpsE gene encoding 30S ribosomal protein S5: MADSNKVKSSDLELKDKLVALNRVTKVTKGGRTFTFAAIVVVGNEKGVVGHGLGKAKEVQEAIAKGVDDAKKNLVKVPVRKGTIPHTQEGKFAGAKVLLKPAAHGTGVIAGGAMRAVLESVGVTDVLAKSKGSSNPHNVVKATIQALQSLRDANAVSTQRGVAVERVFNG; the protein is encoded by the coding sequence ATGGCTGACAGCAACAAAGTCAAGAGCAGCGACCTCGAACTGAAGGACAAGCTCGTAGCGCTGAACCGCGTCACCAAGGTGACCAAGGGCGGCCGCACCTTCACCTTCGCCGCCATCGTGGTGGTGGGGAACGAGAAAGGCGTGGTGGGCCACGGTCTTGGCAAGGCCAAGGAAGTGCAGGAGGCCATTGCCAAGGGCGTGGACGATGCCAAGAAGAACCTGGTGAAAGTCCCGGTCCGCAAAGGCACCATCCCCCACACACAAGAAGGGAAGTTCGCCGGTGCGAAAGTGCTGCTGAAGCCTGCCGCGCACGGTACCGGTGTTATCGCCGGTGGTGCCATGCGCGCCGTGCTGGAGAGCGTGGGCGTAACGGACGTTCTGGCCAAGAGCAAAGGCAGCAGCAACCCGCACAACGTGGTGAAGGCCACGATCCAGGCCCTGCAGAGCCTGCGCGATGCGAACGCGGTGAGCACGCAGCGCGGTGTGGCGGTGGAACGCGTATTCAACGGATGA
- the rplN gene encoding 50S ribosomal protein L14: protein MIQQESRLAVADNSGAKEVLCIRVLGGTARRYAYIGDTIVVSIKHALPNGTAKKGTVSKAVVVRTKKETRRKDGSYIRFDDNAVVLLDAAGEMRGTRIFGPVAKELREKKFTKIISLAPEVL, encoded by the coding sequence ATGATCCAACAAGAATCCCGCCTGGCGGTGGCCGACAACAGCGGCGCCAAGGAAGTGCTCTGCATCCGCGTGCTCGGTGGCACCGCCCGCCGTTACGCATACATCGGCGACACCATCGTGGTGAGCATCAAACATGCATTGCCCAACGGCACCGCCAAGAAGGGCACCGTGAGCAAGGCCGTGGTGGTGCGCACCAAGAAGGAGACGCGCCGCAAGGACGGCAGCTACATCCGCTTCGATGACAACGCCGTGGTGCTGCTCGATGCGGCCGGCGAGATGCGGGGCACCCGCATTTTCGGTCCGGTGGCCAAGGAGCTGCGCGAGAAGAAGTTCACCAAGATCATTTCGCTCGCACCCGAAGTACTCTGA
- the rpsS gene encoding 30S ribosomal protein S19, translated as MSRSLKKPPFIHYKLAKRVGEATASGKKSVIKTWSRASTIAPEFVGMTFAVHNGNKFIPVYVTENMVGHKLGEFAPTRTFRGHSGNNKGA; from the coding sequence ATGAGCCGTTCACTCAAAAAACCGCCGTTCATCCACTACAAGCTCGCGAAGCGCGTAGGGGAAGCCACGGCCAGCGGTAAGAAGAGCGTGATCAAGACCTGGTCGCGCGCCAGCACCATCGCTCCGGAGTTCGTGGGCATGACGTTCGCCGTGCACAACGGCAACAAGTTCATCCCCGTGTACGTGACGGAGAACATGGTGGGCCACAAGCTGGGCGAGTTCGCGCCCACGCGCACCTTCCGCGGCCACAGCGGTAACAACAAAGGCGCATAA
- the rpsN gene encoding 30S ribosomal protein S14: MAKESMKARERKRARMVELHKDKRAALKAAGDWDALQKMPRNGSYVRMHNRCQLTGRPRGYVRIFGISRNMLRQMALEGKIPGVTKCSW; this comes from the coding sequence ATGGCCAAAGAATCGATGAAAGCCCGCGAGCGCAAGCGCGCCCGCATGGTGGAACTGCACAAGGACAAGCGTGCAGCCCTGAAAGCAGCAGGCGATTGGGACGCGCTGCAGAAGATGCCCCGCAACGGCAGCTACGTGCGCATGCACAACCGTTGCCAGCTCACGGGCCGTCCCCGTGGCTACGTGCGCATCTTCGGCATCAGCCGGAACATGCTCCGCCAAATGGCCCTGGAAGGCAAGATCCCGGGCGTAACCAAGTGCAGCTGGTAA
- the rpsK gene encoding 30S ribosomal protein S11, which translates to MAKQAAEKGGAAAGKKKKKTVLVEAFGQAHIRATFNNIIISLTNNKGEVISWASAGKMGFKGSKKNTPYAGQTAAEEAAREAHELGLRKVKVFVNGPGSGRESAIRALHNSGVEVTEIIDETPMPHNGCRPPKKRRV; encoded by the coding sequence ATGGCCAAACAAGCAGCCGAAAAAGGAGGCGCCGCCGCCGGCAAAAAGAAGAAGAAGACCGTCCTCGTGGAGGCCTTCGGGCAGGCGCACATCCGTGCCACCTTCAACAACATCATCATCAGCCTCACCAACAACAAGGGCGAAGTGATCAGCTGGGCCAGCGCCGGCAAGATGGGGTTCAAGGGCAGCAAGAAGAACACCCCTTACGCTGGCCAAACGGCCGCTGAGGAAGCCGCACGCGAAGCCCACGAACTGGGCCTGCGCAAGGTGAAGGTGTTCGTGAACGGCCCCGGCAGCGGCCGCGAAAGCGCCATCCGGGCGTTGCACAACAGCGGTGTGGAGGTGACGGAGATCATCGACGAAACACCGATGCCGCACAACGGTTGCCGCCCTCCCAAAAAGCGCCGCGTCTAA
- a CDS encoding 50S ribosomal protein L18 — protein sequence MATTKTIRRAKIKRHIRKRVKGTPERPRLSVYRSNADFYAQIINDEEGRTLVSTGSLKDKKAHGASGIEQAKLVGVALAEKAKAAGIEKVVFDRNGYLYHGRVKAFADAAREAGLNF from the coding sequence ATGGCAACGACCAAGACCATCCGCCGCGCCAAGATCAAGCGCCACATCCGCAAGCGCGTGAAGGGTACGCCCGAGCGCCCGCGGCTGAGCGTGTACCGCAGCAATGCCGATTTCTACGCGCAGATCATCAACGACGAAGAGGGCCGCACGCTCGTGAGCACCGGCAGCCTCAAGGACAAAAAGGCGCATGGTGCCAGCGGCATCGAGCAGGCCAAATTGGTGGGCGTGGCACTGGCCGAGAAGGCCAAGGCAGCGGGCATCGAAAAGGTGGTGTTCGATCGCAACGGTTACCTGTACCATGGCCGCGTGAAGGCCTTTGCCGACGCAGCACGCGAAGCCGGTCTCAACTTCTGA
- the map gene encoding type I methionyl aminopeptidase — MGKSVICLSDEEIALVRESSLLVGRTLAEVARMIGPGVTTRELDTLAETFIRDNGAVPGFKGLYGCPSTLLTSVDDAVVHGLPGDVPLEEGSVVSVDCGVLMNGFYGDSAYTFMIGEVSADAKKLLRVTQECLALGIAQAVDGNRVGDIGYAIQHHAESHDYGVVRELVGHGVGRKLHEPPEVPNYGRRGQGVRLKAGMVIAIEPMINGGTKEVRQQPDGWTIVTRDGKPSAHFEHTVAVRDGKAEVLSTFEHIEAVLRAKRSVLN, encoded by the coding sequence ATGGGCAAGTCCGTGATCTGTTTGAGCGATGAGGAGATCGCGCTGGTGAGGGAGAGTTCTTTGCTTGTTGGAAGGACCTTGGCTGAAGTGGCCAGGATGATCGGACCGGGGGTCACCACCCGCGAGCTCGACACCTTGGCCGAAACCTTCATCCGTGACAACGGCGCCGTGCCGGGCTTCAAAGGCCTGTACGGTTGCCCCAGCACCCTGCTCACCAGTGTTGATGATGCGGTGGTGCATGGGCTCCCCGGCGATGTGCCCTTGGAAGAGGGCAGCGTGGTGAGCGTTGACTGCGGCGTGCTGATGAACGGCTTCTACGGCGATAGTGCTTACACCTTCATGATCGGAGAGGTGAGCGCCGATGCGAAGAAGCTGCTGCGCGTGACGCAGGAATGCCTGGCGCTGGGCATCGCGCAAGCGGTGGACGGCAACCGGGTGGGCGACATCGGGTACGCCATCCAGCACCACGCGGAAAGTCACGATTACGGTGTGGTGCGCGAGCTGGTGGGCCACGGCGTGGGCCGCAAGCTGCACGAGCCGCCCGAAGTGCCTAACTACGGTCGTCGCGGACAGGGCGTGCGGTTGAAGGCGGGGATGGTCATCGCCATCGAGCCGATGATCAACGGCGGCACCAAAGAAGTGCGCCAGCAACCCGACGGATGGACGATCGTGACGCGCGACGGTAAACCGAGCGCCCACTTCGAGCACACCGTGGCGGTGCGTGACGGCAAAGCAGAGGTCCTTTCAACGTTCGAGCACATTGAAGCCGTGCTCAGGGCGAAGAGGAGCGTATTGAATTGA